TCAACATATGTCAACACAGACAGTAGTAAACGTCTAGCAACATGCCACTGCCCCTAACAACACATGAAAAATGTCTTCTTCAGCTCTGCAAGGTAAGTAGGGTAGTTTCGCTTCCAATGACCAATTTCTCCACAATGGAAACAAGTGGCATCTTTGGCAGGTTTTTCCTTCTTCTTGACAGAATCCTTTGGGACAAACTTTTTGCCTTTGTAGTTGCCTTGACTCTTAGGTTTGCCTTTACCTTTGCCTTTGGCTTGTGGCTTCTTGATTTTTCCTTCCCGAATCATGAGGACTTCAGAGGTTTTGAATGGAATATTCTTCTCGGCAGTCTTAAGCATTAAATGCAACTCCGAGATAGATTTCTCCAAATTGTTCATATTGTAGTTCAAGACGAACTGGTTATATGACTTTGGTAGTGAGTTGAGGATCAAGTCTATTGCCAACTCAGGACCAATGGAAGATCCAAGCCTCTCAAGTTGATCTATGTAGCTCTTCATTTTTAGAACATAAGAGCTTACAGATGTCCCCTCTGTCATCTTGCATGCGTGTAATGCTCTGACAGTTTCAAAGCGTTGTTGCCTAGCTTGTTGCTGGAACATTTCCTTTAGCTGCTTAAGCATCTCAAAGGCATCATGATGTTCCAGGTCCTTTTGCAAGTCAGGAATCATGGTGGCTAACATGAGGCATGCTACCTCTGTGGAGTCATCCATATGCTTAGTCCAAGCATCTCGGATGCTCTTAGTAGCATTAGCAGGGGGTTCCTCGGGAACGGGTCCATCAAGTATATACGACTTCTTTTCgactttgagaacaattctcaaatTACGATACCAGTCTAAGAAGTTCGTATCATTGAGTTTTTCCTTCTCTAAGACAGATCTTAGAGAAAGGTGGTGAACGGGTGTAGTTGCATTGGGtgacatctacaaaattaacaaagttctttTAGTATTTTAATATTTAATCCTTTAATAATTGATTACCCTAACTTTCTTATAAAAATTAATTTGTTAAAGGCTAGAATCCAAGTTACATTTAACCTTGAGTGGTTGGCTGATGCTCTTTCCACTAAGTTTAAATTAACAAGGTAGGTAGCGATTACCAATTGCAAGTCTAATACAATTTCTATATCTTAATGGGATCCTTAACAACAATTGTCAAATGATATGTTTAATCCCATCTATGCCTTGGGCCTCTTGTGtttggctgatgctctctccacaaGAAGTACCAATTAAGTTGTCCTATTTAAAAACTTATGGTGTTCGGCCCAAGACTGTCATGGGAATCGCGAAACACCATCTCGGTAATCACAAGACGACCGTGGtggttggctgatgctctctccacaaCGACGTACAAATGACAAGCGAGTGTCTTAAAAAGGATGGCATACACTTACATTTTAAAGGGATTTTGTGTTTTGTATTATTTCAATTTGACAAAACATTTCGTATAATAGTTGTTGCATGCATTCAACAATATATTATACGTATactttatataaaatcatattttatatgttGGTCTTGAGTTTATAGAATCTCTATTTTAGTCACTCACGGCTTGTTCAATTTTAAACTAATATCCTATATTAATATGTATACATTAAGCGCGCTAACTTAAGACCAATTTTAGTTtctaataaaactcattttatttaaaacttatacaagagtttggtttaaatttattaaattcataatttattaaaaattcataattttaatgtcaatTTTGAGCTTTATGTAAAAACTCCTTTTTATTAAAACTCATTTTATACTTTTACGAAAAACCAttttcaaaattatatataaatttaccaaactcttatttgtgtttgatttgttaaaaaaaatattattttctaGCATGCAAATATCCTatattcaaacatgcaacatacaaACATAAATACAACAATTAATAGGAGCATAGCCAAACCTTTTCATAATCGGTTTTCGTGAGCCAAACGAAGGGACCGGGTCAATCTAAGGACATAACAAATATCCATGCTCCATTGTGATGTCTTGAAGCTCCCACTTGCCTAGTCAACATTTGGTGTTGCAAATGGCTCCAAAATTTCTTAGAACTCCATCTTGAATTTTCTTCATGTCTTGTTACATTTTATAGATAAAATATACAAGTCTACACTAATACTTTTACATCTCAAAATTAAACAAAACATGAAAAaataaaattattacaaaccattatAAATGAAAGAATAATTTACAACCCAATCGAATTTCAACACAACCAAACATCACAAAATGGTCTAAAGGCTTTCTATGCACCATGCAACTTAATATATCAACTAGTATATATATAGCAACTTCTACAACCATACATGCATGTAAAAGGAATGGTTGTAGCAAATAAAATAACTAAGTTGCATTTTAGAAATCTACAA
This genomic window from Rutidosis leptorrhynchoides isolate AG116_Rl617_1_P2 chromosome 2, CSIRO_AGI_Rlap_v1, whole genome shotgun sequence contains:
- the LOC139888794 gene encoding uncharacterized protein is translated as MSPNATTPVHHLSLRSVLEKEKLNDTNFLDWYRNLRIVLKVEKKSYILDGPVPEEPPANATKSIRDAWTKHMDDSTEVACLMLATMIPDLQKDLEHHDAFEMLKQLKEMFQQQARQQRFETVRALHACKMTEGTSVSSYVLKMKSYIDQLERLGSSIGPELAIDLILNSLPKSYNQFVLNYNMNNLEKSISELHLMLKTAEKNIPFKTSEVLMIREGKIKKPQAKGKGKGKPKSQGNYKGKKFVPKDSVKKKEKPAKDATCFHCGEIGHWKRNYPTYLAELKKTFFMCC